The genomic DNA GCGTTGATCTCGAGGCCGCTGTTGAAGCGCCAGCGCGGCGCGTCGCAGGCCGCCTGCGGGTTCTGGCCGTGGTCGAGCATGCGCACCAGAGTCTGCATGTGGCCCTGCGGCTGCATGTTGCCGCCCATCACGCCGAAGCTCATCACCGGCTTGCCGTCCTTGGTGAGGAAGGCGGGAATGATGGTGTGGAACGGCCTCTTGCGCGGCTCGACCCCATTGGGATGCTTCTCGTCGAGCGTGAAGCCGTGGCCGCGGTTCTGCAGGCTGATGCCGAACTCGGGTTCCACGCAGCCCGAGCCGAAGCCCATGTAGTTGCTCTGGATGAAGCTCACCATCATGCCGCGCTCGTCGGCCGCGGTGAGGTAGATGGTGCCGCCCTTGACCGGGTTGCCGGCCTTGAAGTCCTGTGCCTTTTTCACGTTGATGAGTTTGGCACGCGAAGCGAGGTAGGCGCCATCGAGCATTTGCAGTGGGCTCAGCTCCATCGACGAGGGGTCGGACACGTAGCGGTAGGTGTCGGCGAAGGCGAGCTTCATGGCCTCGATCTGTAGATGCTGCGCGGCGACCGAGTCGACCGGGATCGACGCCATGTCGAAGTGTTCGAGGATGCCGAGTGCGATCAGCGCCGCGATGCCCTGGCCGTTGGGCGGGATCTCGTGCAGCGTGTGGCCGCGGTAGGTCTGCGAGATCGGCTCGACCCATTCGGGCCGCCAGTTGGAGAGATCGCGCACCTTGAGGCTGCCGCCGTTGGCGTTGGAGAATCGCTCGATCGCCTCGGCGATCTCGCCGCTGTAGAAGGCGTCGCCCTTGGTGGCGGCGATGGCCTTCAGCGCGCGCGCGGCCGCCGGGAACTTGAACAGGTCGCCGACCTGCGGCGCGCGGCCCCAGGGCAGGAAAGTCTGCGCGAAGCCCGGATGGGACTGCAGGATCGGCGTCGCCGCAGCCCACTTCTGCTGCACCACCGGCGGCACCAGGTAGCCGCGCTCGGCGATCTCGATGGCCGGCGCCATCAGGTCCTCGAAGGGCAGCTTGCCGAAGTGTTCGGACAGCATGACCCAGCTGCCGACGGCACCGGGCACGGTGACCGAATCCATGCCGCGCTGCGGCGGCGTGGCGGCGTTGTTGCCGTACTTGCGGCGGAAGTACTCGGGCGTCCAGGTCTCCGGCGAGCAGCCGGAGGCATTGAGGCCGTGCAGCCGCTCGCCGTCCCACAGGATGCAGAAGGAATCGCTGCCCAGGCCGTTGCTGACGGGTTCGACCAGCGTCATCACGGCGGCGGTCGCCACCGCGGCATCGACGGCATTGCCGCCCTGCTGCAGGATGCGCAGCCCGGCCTGGGCTGCCAGCGGGTGCGAGGTCGAGACGACATTGCGTGCGAAGACCGGAATGCGCGTCGAGGTGTAGGGGTTGGCGTAATCGAATTTCATGGTCTCAATCGGCAATGATCTTGCGGTCGATGATGATCTTCTTCCACTTGGCGGCGTCCTGCGCGACCAGGGTGGCGAGCTGTGCCGGCGTGCTGGTCGCCGGTTCGATGCCCAGGCGCGCCAGCTTGTCGCGCACCTCGGGGTCGCTGAGCGCCTCGTTGGCCGCCGTGTTGACGCGTGTCACCACGTCGGCCGGCAGGCCCTTCGGGCCATAGAGCCCGAACCACGTGTTCGACTCGAAGCCAGGCAGCGTGTCGGCGATCGGCGGCAGCTCGGGCGCCAGCGGGCTGCGCTTGAGGGACGTCACGCCCAGCGCGCGCAAGCGGCCGTTGCGCACGTGCGGCATGCCGGTGGGCAGCGAATCGAACAGCACGTCCACCTTGCCGCTGATCAGATCCGGGATCGCCAGCGCCGTGCCCTTGTAGGGAATGTGGGTGACGAACACACCGGCCTGCGACTTGAACAGCTCGGCCGTGAGCTGCACGATGGTGCCGTTGCCGCTCGAGGCGTAGTTGAGCTTGCCGGGGTTCTTCTTCGCGTAGTCGATCCATTCGCGCACCGTCTTCGCCGGCGCATCGTTGGGCACGAGCATGATGCTCGGCGCGTCGCCGACGTGCGCGATCGGCGTGAAGTCGCGCACCACGTCGTAGGGCAGCTTGTTGATCGAAGGCCCGATCGAGTGCGTGCTGCTGGTCGCCAGCAGCAGCGTGTAGCCGTCGGGCTGCGCCTTGGCGGCGTAGTCGGATCCGATCGCGCCGCCTGCGCCGGGCTTGTTGTCGATGATCAGTTGCGCGCCGAGCTTCTCGCTCATCTTCTGGCCCAGCGTGCGCGCGAACAGATCGGTCGCACCCCCGGCCGGAAAAGGCACGACCAGACGGACCGGCTTGGACGGATAGCCCTGCGCAAGGCCGCTGGAAGATACGGCCAGGCAAAGCGCTGCGGCGCACGCCTGGAGGAACAGGATTCGTTTCATGGTGCTGCTGGATTGTGAATCTCGATGGAGGAAAGCGAATGCTAAGCAAGCACGAGCCATCAAGCCAGATAATCCAGATTATCGAACTATGAACCATAGTGATGACAAGATCGGCCTCCGAAGAGATCTCGCTGCAGCAGCTCCGGGCCCTGGCAGCGGTCGCCGAGACGGGTAGCTTCACGCTCGCGGCCGAGGCCTTGCAGCTCACGCAGCCCGCGATCAGCCACCTGATCAAGCGCATGGAACACGATCTGGGTCAACCGCTGCTCGTGCGCGGTCGCCGCATCCGCATCACCAACGCGGGCCAGATGATGGTCGACACGGCGGTGCGCACGCTTCGGTTGATCGACGAGTCGGTGCGCACCTGCAGATCGCAGTCCCAACTGCGCGAGGGACGCGTGGTGCTGGCGGTCGGACATCTGACGGCAGCCGCCCTGCTGCCCCCGCTGCTCGGGCGCTTTTCGGTGCGCTTTCCTGCGCTCGCGACCTCGCTGATGGACAGCACGGCCGAGCAGATGATTTCGCGCATCCTCTCGCAGGAGGCCGATCTCGGCTTCGGTTCGGACATCGGCCAGGAGCACTCGGAACTCGCGACGGAGCCGCTTTTCAGCGAGCGCATGGCCGTGTTCGTGCGTGAGGATCATCCCCTGGCCAAGGGAACGGCGATCGATGCCAGGCAGTTGGAGTCGCTGCCCTTCATCCATGTCAATCCGGACGCCAATGTGTGGCGGTCCGTCAGCCGGCAGCTGTCGAGCGTGGTCAAGGTCTCGCGCGGGGTCCACCACGTGTCGATGCTGTCGACGGCATTCGGCCTGATCCAGGCGGGCGCTGGCGTCGCACTGCTGCCGCGCTATGTGGACGTCCTGATGCCCGCCAATCTGCGGGCAGTGGCCGTCACGCGCCCGGTGCTGGAATATCCGGTGGTCGCCGTGCGCCTGGCCAAGCATCCGCTCAGCCCGGCCGCCATGGCCTTTCTGGCCATGGCGAGGCAGCACATTCAGCCGCCGCGCAAGCCGGGCTCGTGACGCCGGATTCAATCCTCGACGAAAGCCTCTTCGCGCTTGGATTTGACCGCAGGCAGCAGCACGATCACCAGCAGCAATACGGCGGCGGCCAGCAGCCCGGCCGAGATCGGCCGCGACACGAACACGCTCCAGTCGCCGCGCGACAGCAGCAGCGCGCGGCGCAGGTTCTCCTCCATCATCGGCCCGAGGATGAAGCCCAGCAGCAGCGGCGCCGGTTCGCAGCCGAGCTTGAAGAACAGGTAGCCGATGAAGCCGAAGGCGCCGACCATCCAGACGTCGAAGGTGTTGTTGTTGGTCGAGTACACGCCGATCGCGCAGAACAGCACGATCGCCGGGAACAGGTACCTGTAGGGCACCGACAGCAGCTTGATCCACATGCCGATCAGCGGCAGGTTCAGGACCACCAGCATCGCATTGCCGATCCACATCGAGGCAATCAAGCCCCAGAACAGCTCGGGGTTGCTGGTCATGACCTGCGGGCCGGGCTGGATGTTGTGGATGGTCATCGCGCCCACCATCAGCGCCATCACCGCGTTGGGCGGAATGCCCAGCGTGAGCAGCGGGATGAAGGAGGTCTGCGCGCCGGCATTGTTGGCCGACTCGGGCGCCGCCACGCCGCGGATGTTGCCCTTGCCGAAGGGCACTTCGCCGGGGTGCAGCTTGGTCTTCTTCTCGATCGTGTAGGCCGCGAAGGCCGACAGCAAGGCGCCGCCGCCGGGCAGGATGCCGAGCGAACAACCCAGCGCCGTGCCGCGCAGGACCGCGGGCAGCATGCGCTTGAAGTCCTCCTTGGTCGGGAACAGGCCCGAGACCTTGGCGGTGAAGACCTCGCGCTCGTCGTCGGGCCGCGACAGGTTGGCGATGATCTCGCCATAGCCGAACACGCCCATCGCGATCGCGACGAAGCCGATGCCGTCGGTCAGCTCCGGGATGTCGAAGCTGTAGCGCGCGACGCCAGAGTTGACGTCGGTGCCGACCAGGCCGAGCAGGAGACCCAGCACGATCATGCCGATGGCCTTGAGCAGCGAGCCCGAGGCCAGCACCACGGCGCCGATCAGGCCGAGGATCATCAACGAGAAGTACTCGGCCGGCCCGAACTTGAAGGCCAACTCGGTCAGCGGCGGCGCGAAGGCCGCCAGGATCAAGGTGCCCACGCAACCGGCGAAGAACGACCCCAGGCCGGCGGCGGCCAGTGCAGGTCCGGCACGCCCTCTTCGGGCCATCTGGTAGCCGTCGATCACCGTCACGACCGAGGACGACTCGCCGGGCAGGTTGACCAGGATGGCGGTGGTGGAGCCGCCGTACTGCGCGCCGTAGTAGATGCCCGCGAGCATGATCAGCGCCGACACCGGCGGCAGCGCGTAGGTGGCCGGCAGCAGCATCGCGATGGTGGCCACCGGGCCGATGCCCGGCAGCACGCCGATCAGCGTGCCCAGGATGCAGCCGATCAGGCAGTACAGCAGGTTGGTGAAGGTGAAGGCGACACCGAAACCGATGGAGAGGTTGTTGATCAGGTCCATTTTTTTCTCAGCCCGTGATGAAGGTCGGCCAGACCTGGATCTGCAGCTTGAGGGCCCAGATGAACGCGACGTAGCTGCCGACCGCCAGCACGGTGGCCAGGATCAGCACCTTGCGAAGATTGAACTCGCTGCCTGCGAGGCTCGCGATGATGACCAACGCGTAGATCGCGAGGATCATCCCCATGGCCGGCAGGCCGATGCTCGGCAATCCGCCGAGCAGCACGCCGAACGCGAGGTTGGCGCCGAGGATGAAGACGACCTGCTTCCAGGCCCATTTGCCGATCTTGTCGCCGTCGGTGGTTTCGACGGCGAGGCCGGCGAACATGATGCCGAGGCCGATCAGCGCCATCACGACGCCCAGCATGAGCGGGAAATAGCCGGGGCCCATGCGCGCGCCGTTGCCAACGGTGTAGGTGGTGGCGCCCCACGCGAACCCGATGCCGACGACGGCGAACATCAGCCCGGCGAAGAAGTCCTTCTGACTCTTTATTCTCACGAACAGTCTCCACGAAAAAATCGATCGGGCGATTGTGGAGTCAGGTGAGAGTCAGATTGATGTGGGTTCCACCTACCGAAGATTCAGGGTATTCCCGCAGCGTCAGGACTCGAGCGGCGGCGTCGCGCTCAACACTTCCTCGATGGTCGTGACGCCCTCGGCCACGCGCAGCGCGCCGGCCAGGCGCAGCGGGCGCATGCCGTCGAGCACGGCCCGCTTGCGCAGACCGGCCAGGTTCGGTTCCTTGTTGACCAGCGCCTTGAAGTCCTCGCCGATCGTCAGCAGCTCGTAGAGCCCCATGCGGCCCATGTAGCCGGTCATGCGGCAATCGACGCAGCCGACCGGCTTGTACGCGCGCACCGAACCGCTGATCTGCCACGGCTTCACGAACTCCGCGAGCTTCTCGCGCGTGATCGACGCATCGGGCTGCTTGCAATGCGTGCACAGCGTGCGCACCAGGCGCTGCGCCAGCACGCCGAGCATCGTGGCGTTGACGAGGTAGGAAGGCACGCCCAGCTCCATCAGGCGCGTGATCGCGCTGGGCGCATCGTTGGTGTGCAGCGTGCTGAAAACGAGGTGGCCGGTGAGCGCGGCCTGCACCGCCATCTCGGCGGTGGCGATGTCGCGGATCTCGCCGACCATGATGATGTCCGGGTCCTGCCGCATCAGCGCACGCAGTCCCTCGGTGAAGCCGAAGTCGAGCTGCGGCTGCACCTGCGTCTGGTTGAAGGAGGGCTCGATCATCTCGATCGGGTCCTCGACCGTGCTCACGTTCACCTCTTCGGTCGCGACGCGCTTGAGCGTGGAATAGAGGGTGGTGGTCTTGCCCGAGCCGGTCGGCCCGGTCACCAGGATGATGCCGTGCGGCCGCGTCACCAGATGCTCCCAGCGCTCTGCATCGTGCTGAGCGAAGCCGAGCGCATCGAGGTCCTTGACGGCGGTGTCGGGATCGAAGATCCGCATCACCATCTTCTCGCCGAAGGCCGTCGGCAAGGTCGACAGGCGCATCTCGACCTCGTCGCCGCGGATGTTGCGGGTCTTGATGCGGCCGTCCAGCGGCCGGCGCTTCTCGACCACATCCATGCGGCCGAGCAGCTTGATGCGCGAGACCATCGCATTCATCACGCCCATCGGCATCTGGTAGGCGGGATGCAGCACGCCGTCGATGCGAAAGCGGATCACGCCCTGCTCGCGCCGCGGCTCGAGATGGATGTCGCTGGCGCGCTGGTCGAAGGCGTATTGCCAGAGCCAGTCGACCACCTGCACCACGCTCTGGTCGTTGGCATCGAGCTGCTTGTTGCTCTTGCCGAGCTCGACCAACTGCTCGAAGCTGGCGCCACCCGTATTGCTGCCGGCCTTCTGCGCCGCCCGCACCGACTTGGCCAGCGCGAAGAACTCCGCCGTGTAGCGCTGGATGTCGACCGGGTTGGCGACCACGCGCCGCACGGTGCGCCGCGACTGGCGCTCGACCTCCGACACCCAGTCGGTGAGAAAGGGCTCGGCCGTGGCCACCACCACCTCGCTGGACGTGACCTGCACCGGCAGCACCTTGTGGCGCTCGGCATAGGCCGCGCTCATCGTGTCGGCCACCTTGCCGACATCGACCCTGAGCGGATCGATGCGCAGGTACTTCAGGCCGGCGCGCCCGGCCAGCCACTCGCTGAGCATCTCCAGGTCGAGCGGCTTGCCGTCGCTCTCGCGCGTCATCGCGACATTGGCAAGGCGCAGCAGCGGCCCCTGCCGGCTCTCGGCCTGCGCGCAGCGCGCGAGCGTGCGCTTGGCCTCGACCGGCGAGATCACGCCGTCCTTGGCGAGCCACTCGATCACGCGCCGCAGATCGAGCGGGCCTTCGTGGCGGGAGGAAGCTGCAGGGGAAGAAACGGCACTCATGGTCAGGTCAGCGTCTTGAAGACCCGCAGCCATTTCGGCGCAGGCAGGCCCCATCGAGTCTGGATGCTTTGGGCGCGCTCGGCAAGCTCGGGCCGCTTCGGGCGGGTCGCAGTGCGCTGCGCCAGCACCACGGTATTGCCTTCGCGCGTGGGCCGGAAGGCCCAGAGCGCATCGCGGCCGAAGGCGGCCGCGATCTTGTCGAGGCTGCGCTCGTAGCTCGACGAACGGCCGAACAGGTTGACCGTCATGCAGCCGTCCTCGGACAGCAAGGCGCGGCAGTCGGCATAGAAGGCTTCGCTGTCGAGCACCGGCGCGGCGGCCTCGTGGTCGTACAGATCGACCTGGAGCGCATCGACCGTGCCGAGCCAGCGCGGCTGCCGGATCTCGGTGGCCGCATCGGCGATCACGACCTCCAGCCTGGCGTCATCCGCCGGCAGCTTGAACCAGCCGCGGCAGGCGGCCACTACCTGCGGATTCAATTCGATCGCGGTGGTGCGCATGCGCAGCGTCTTGCGGCTGAACTTGGTCAGGCTCGCGGCACCCAGGCCGAGCTGCATCGCATGGCGGTGCGCCACGCTGCCGGGCTCCACGAACAGCAGCCAGGCCATCATGCGCTGCACGTACTCGAGCTCGATCTCGAAGGGCGCGTCGAGCTTCATCGAGCCCTGCACCCACTCGGTGCCGAGGTGCAGGTAGCGCACGTCGCCCCAGTCGGAGAAATTGACTTCCGGCAGCGCAGCCGTCGCGGCCTTTCGGACTGCCATCAGACCAGCCCGTGCTGGTGGAACACGCCCTGCCAGGTCTCGCGCTTGCGCTCGAAACTCCACGACGCATTGGCCGCGCTCGACGAAGGCAGCCGGTAGACCGGCACGCCGAGGCCTTGGGTGTGGCGCGCATGCTTGAAGCTCTCGGCGCCGTTGTGCGCGATCGCGGCCAGCCGGGGCAGATGGAGGCCGGCGATGTCGTTCGCCACCGGGTTGCGGATGGCCGAATCGAGGCTGCCTTCCCGTTCGCATGCGGCATACACGTCCCAGAGGCCCAGGCCGCGCGCGAGCAGCCATGCGCCGCGTGCCGGGTAGTTGTCTGCGCCCGCGGGGAGCGGGCTGTCGGGCCAGATGGCTTGCAAGATCTTCCAGAAGTGGTTCTGCGGGTGGGCATAGTACTGCTGCTCGGCCAGCGACCGGCCGCCGGGAAAGCTGCCGAGCACCAGCACCCGTGTGTCCCGCGAGACCAGCGGCGCGAGGCCCGCGAGCCGCGGCGTCATGAACGCACGCGCACGAAAAAAACCCGCCGAAGCGGGTTTGCGATCAGGCCGGCCAAGGGACTCAGGGCTTCTTGGCGGCTTCGTTCTGGGGCGTGCCGGGGATCTTCTCGCCGATCTTGTCGCCGACCTCGCGGGTCTTGTCGGCGGCCTTGGTGCCGGCATTGCTCACGGCATGGCCGGTGGCATCGGCCGCGTGCTCCGTGGCGCCGACGGCCTTCTTGGCGCCATGCTTGGTCGCGTGGTAGGCCTTCTTCGTGGTCCGCTTGGTGGCGTTGTAGGCCTTCTTGGTGCCGCTCTTGGTGGCGTCCCATGCTTCCTTGCCGGTGTTCTCCACCTTGTCGACGGTGCTGGGCGCAGTCGACGGCTGTGTTTGCGCCACGGCCGAGAAGCCGATGGACGCCAGGGCCACGGCAAGAGCGGCGGGCACGAGGCGGATGAGGGATTTGTTCATGAGGAAAGCTCCTTGGATGGATGGAGTGACTGAGTTGCCACTGGGATGCAACGATTGCTCAGGCGTTAAGGATGACACCAAAAATCCGTTGCCGACCCACGAAGCGGCAAGACGGGCGCTTGACCTACGCATGCTGTGGGTCGCCGACCGACACGCCGATCAGCGAAGACAGACGCGGCAATGCCGCCACCGCATTGCGCGTGGTGGCCTCGGCCAGCGCCGCGATCCCGATGCCGCGCAGGCCGGCGACCACCTCGGCGATGCGCGGCAGCTCGCCCGGCTCGTTGCGGCCCTGCGCTGCGCCTGCCGCGCGCTGCGCCTGCGCGCGATAGAGCCATTGCGGCTGGATATCGGGCGAATCGGTTTCCATCACCAGGGCATCGAGCGGCAGCGCCGTCGCCAGCCGGCGCAACTGCAAGGCGCGCTCGAAGGTCACCGCGCCGCCGAAGCCGAGCTTGAGCCC from Variovorax sp. PBL-E5 includes the following:
- a CDS encoding LysR family transcriptional regulator encodes the protein MTRSASEEISLQQLRALAAVAETGSFTLAAEALQLTQPAISHLIKRMEHDLGQPLLVRGRRIRITNAGQMMVDTAVRTLRLIDESVRTCRSQSQLREGRVVLAVGHLTAAALLPPLLGRFSVRFPALATSLMDSTAEQMISRILSQEADLGFGSDIGQEHSELATEPLFSERMAVFVREDHPLAKGTAIDARQLESLPFIHVNPDANVWRSVSRQLSSVVKVSRGVHHVSMLSTAFGLIQAGAGVALLPRYVDVLMPANLRAVAVTRPVLEYPVVAVRLAKHPLSPAAMAFLAMARQHIQPPRKPGS
- a CDS encoding Bug family tripartite tricarboxylate transporter substrate binding protein codes for the protein MKRILFLQACAAALCLAVSSSGLAQGYPSKPVRLVVPFPAGGATDLFARTLGQKMSEKLGAQLIIDNKPGAGGAIGSDYAAKAQPDGYTLLLATSSTHSIGPSINKLPYDVVRDFTPIAHVGDAPSIMLVPNDAPAKTVREWIDYAKKNPGKLNYASSGNGTIVQLTAELFKSQAGVFVTHIPYKGTALAIPDLISGKVDVLFDSLPTGMPHVRNGRLRALGVTSLKRSPLAPELPPIADTLPGFESNTWFGLYGPKGLPADVVTRVNTAANEALSDPEVRDKLARLGIEPATSTPAQLATLVAQDAAKWKKIIIDRKIIAD
- a CDS encoding spermidine synthase → MAVRKAATAALPEVNFSDWGDVRYLHLGTEWVQGSMKLDAPFEIELEYVQRMMAWLLFVEPGSVAHRHAMQLGLGAASLTKFSRKTLRMRTTAIELNPQVVAACRGWFKLPADDARLEVVIADAATEIRQPRWLGTVDALQVDLYDHEAAAPVLDSEAFYADCRALLSEDGCMTVNLFGRSSSYERSLDKIAAAFGRDALWAFRPTREGNTVVLAQRTATRPKRPELAERAQSIQTRWGLPAPKWLRVFKTLT
- a CDS encoding tripartite tricarboxylate transporter permease; its protein translation is MDLINNLSIGFGVAFTFTNLLYCLIGCILGTLIGVLPGIGPVATIAMLLPATYALPPVSALIMLAGIYYGAQYGGSTTAILVNLPGESSSVVTVIDGYQMARRGRAGPALAAAGLGSFFAGCVGTLILAAFAPPLTELAFKFGPAEYFSLMILGLIGAVVLASGSLLKAIGMIVLGLLLGLVGTDVNSGVARYSFDIPELTDGIGFVAIAMGVFGYGEIIANLSRPDDEREVFTAKVSGLFPTKEDFKRMLPAVLRGTALGCSLGILPGGGALLSAFAAYTIEKKTKLHPGEVPFGKGNIRGVAAPESANNAGAQTSFIPLLTLGIPPNAVMALMVGAMTIHNIQPGPQVMTSNPELFWGLIASMWIGNAMLVVLNLPLIGMWIKLLSVPYRYLFPAIVLFCAIGVYSTNNNTFDVWMVGAFGFIGYLFFKLGCEPAPLLLGFILGPMMEENLRRALLLSRGDWSVFVSRPISAGLLAAAVLLLVIVLLPAVKSKREEAFVED
- a CDS encoding tripartite tricarboxylate transporter TctB family protein, whose amino-acid sequence is MRIKSQKDFFAGLMFAVVGIGFAWGATTYTVGNGARMGPGYFPLMLGVVMALIGLGIMFAGLAVETTDGDKIGKWAWKQVVFILGANLAFGVLLGGLPSIGLPAMGMILAIYALVIIASLAGSEFNLRKVLILATVLAVGSYVAFIWALKLQIQVWPTFITG
- a CDS encoding gamma-glutamyltransferase family protein gives rise to the protein MKFDYANPYTSTRIPVFARNVVSTSHPLAAQAGLRILQQGGNAVDAAVATAAVMTLVEPVSNGLGSDSFCILWDGERLHGLNASGCSPETWTPEYFRRKYGNNAATPPQRGMDSVTVPGAVGSWVMLSEHFGKLPFEDLMAPAIEIAERGYLVPPVVQQKWAAATPILQSHPGFAQTFLPWGRAPQVGDLFKFPAAARALKAIAATKGDAFYSGEIAEAIERFSNANGGSLKVRDLSNWRPEWVEPISQTYRGHTLHEIPPNGQGIAALIALGILEHFDMASIPVDSVAAQHLQIEAMKLAFADTYRYVSDPSSMELSPLQMLDGAYLASRAKLINVKKAQDFKAGNPVKGGTIYLTAADERGMMVSFIQSNYMGFGSGCVEPEFGISLQNRGHGFTLDEKHPNGVEPRKRPFHTIIPAFLTKDGKPVMSFGVMGGNMQPQGHMQTLVRMLDHGQNPQAACDAPRWRFNSGLEINAEGSMDPAMVQGLGELGHQVQVINDSYQDFGAGQFIWRAGDPAVEGYVAASDARRDGQAAGY
- a CDS encoding GspE/PulE family protein, translated to MSAVSSPAASSRHEGPLDLRRVIEWLAKDGVISPVEAKRTLARCAQAESRQGPLLRLANVAMTRESDGKPLDLEMLSEWLAGRAGLKYLRIDPLRVDVGKVADTMSAAYAERHKVLPVQVTSSEVVVATAEPFLTDWVSEVERQSRRTVRRVVANPVDIQRYTAEFFALAKSVRAAQKAGSNTGGASFEQLVELGKSNKQLDANDQSVVQVVDWLWQYAFDQRASDIHLEPRREQGVIRFRIDGVLHPAYQMPMGVMNAMVSRIKLLGRMDVVEKRRPLDGRIKTRNIRGDEVEMRLSTLPTAFGEKMVMRIFDPDTAVKDLDALGFAQHDAERWEHLVTRPHGIILVTGPTGSGKTTTLYSTLKRVATEEVNVSTVEDPIEMIEPSFNQTQVQPQLDFGFTEGLRALMRQDPDIIMVGEIRDIATAEMAVQAALTGHLVFSTLHTNDAPSAITRLMELGVPSYLVNATMLGVLAQRLVRTLCTHCKQPDASITREKLAEFVKPWQISGSVRAYKPVGCVDCRMTGYMGRMGLYELLTIGEDFKALVNKEPNLAGLRKRAVLDGMRPLRLAGALRVAEGVTTIEEVLSATPPLES
- a CDS encoding DNA-deoxyinosine glycosylase; translation: MTPRLAGLAPLVSRDTRVLVLGSFPGGRSLAEQQYYAHPQNHFWKILQAIWPDSPLPAGADNYPARGAWLLARGLGLWDVYAACEREGSLDSAIRNPVANDIAGLHLPRLAAIAHNGAESFKHARHTQGLGVPVYRLPSSSAANASWSFERKRETWQGVFHQHGLV